One part of the Gopherus evgoodei ecotype Sinaloan lineage unplaced genomic scaffold, rGopEvg1_v1.p scaffold_52_arrow_ctg1, whole genome shotgun sequence genome encodes these proteins:
- the LOC115643225 gene encoding putative uncharacterized protein FLJ46204 isoform X2 has product MGPSPPDTHIHTLHHTHPNTAPYGPVLPTHTLHHTQPNTAPHGLDLPTHTLHHTQPNSAPRGPVLPTHTLHHTQSNTVLHGPVLPTHTHTASHSAQHCSTLPSPPDTHTASHSAQHCSTWPRPPDTHTHCITLRATLLHMAQSSRHTHTASHSEQHCSAWPSHPDTHTLHHTQPNTAPHGSVLPTHTHTPSHSAQHCSTGPSPPNTHTASHLAQRCSTGPSPPDTHTLHHTQPNTAPRGPVLLSHTHTHTHSPIYPEPPPWPTCSPAPHTDADEPWAALSLPAGGRGRGRGWRRCPAPPRPGLL; this is encoded by the exons ATGGGGCCCAGTCCTCccgacacacacatacacacattgcaTCACACTCATCCCAACACTGCTCCATATGGCCCCGTCCTCCcgacacacacactgcatcacaCTCAGCCCAACACTGCTCCACATGGCCTAGACCTCCcgacacacacactgcatcacaCTCAGCCCAACAGTGCTCCACGGGGCCCAGTCCTCCcgacacacacactgcatcacaCTCAGAGCAACACTGTTCTGCATGGCCCAGTcctcccgacacacacacacactgcatcacaCTCAGCCCAACACTGCTCCACATTGCCCAGTCCTCCcgacacacacactgcatcacaCTCAGCCCAACACTGCTCCACATGGCCTAGAcctcccgacacacacacacactgcatcacaCTCAGAGCAACACTGCTCCACATGGCCCAGTcctcccgacacacacacactgcatcacaCTCAGAGCAACACTGCTCCGCATGGCCCAGTcatcccgacacacacacactgcatcacaCTCAGCCCAACACTGCTCCACATGGCTCAGTcctcccgacacacacacacactccatcacACTCAGCCCAACACTGCTCCACGGGGCCCAgtcctcccaacacacacactgcatcacaCTTAGCCCAACGCTGCTCCACGGGGCCCAGTcctcccgacacacacacactgcatcacaCTCAGCCCAACACTGCTCCACGGGGCCCAGtcctcctctcacacacacacacacacacacaca gcccaatATACCCAGAGCCTCCTCCATGGCCCACATGTTcaccagcaccccacacagacgCAGATGAGCCCTGGGCAGCCCTCTCTTTGCCAGCTGGTGGGAGAGGtagagggaggggatggaggcgCTGTCCCGCCCCGCCTCGCCCAGGGTTACTCTGA
- the LOC115643225 gene encoding putative uncharacterized protein FLJ46204 isoform X1 codes for MGPSPPDTHIHTLHHTHPNTAPYGPVLPTHTLHHTQPNTAPHGLDLPTHTLHHTQPNSAPRGPVLPTHTLHHTQSNTVLHGPVLPTHTHTASHSAQHCSTLPSPPDTHTASHSAQHCSTWPRPPDTHTHCITLRATLLHMAQSSRHTHTASHSEQHCSAWPSHPDTHTLHHTQPNTAPHGSVLPTHTHTPSHSAQHCSTGPSPPNTHTASHLAQRCSTGPSPPDTHTLHHTQPNTAPRGPVLLTHTHTHTLSPIYPEPPPWPTCSPAPHTDADEPWAALSLPAGGRGRGRGWRRCPAPPRPGLL; via the exons ATGGGGCCCAGTCCTCccgacacacacatacacacattgcaTCACACTCATCCCAACACTGCTCCATATGGCCCCGTCCTCCcgacacacacactgcatcacaCTCAGCCCAACACTGCTCCACATGGCCTAGACCTCCcgacacacacactgcatcacaCTCAGCCCAACAGTGCTCCACGGGGCCCAGTCCTCCcgacacacacactgcatcacaCTCAGAGCAACACTGTTCTGCATGGCCCAGTcctcccgacacacacacacactgcatcacaCTCAGCCCAACACTGCTCCACATTGCCCAGTCCTCCcgacacacacactgcatcacaCTCAGCCCAACACTGCTCCACATGGCCTAGAcctcccgacacacacacacactgcatcacaCTCAGAGCAACACTGCTCCACATGGCCCAGTcctcccgacacacacacactgcatcacaCTCAGAGCAACACTGCTCCGCATGGCCCAGTcatcccgacacacacacactgcatcacaCTCAGCCCAACACTGCTCCACATGGCTCAGTcctcccgacacacacacacactccatcacACTCAGCCCAACACTGCTCCACGGGGCCCAgtcctcccaacacacacactgcatcacaCTTAGCCCAACGCTGCTCCACGGGGCCCAGTcctcccgacacacacacactgcatcacaCTCAGCCCAACACTGCTCCACGGGGCCCAGtcctcct cacacacacacacacacacacactcagcccaatATACCCAGAGCCTCCTCCATGGCCCACATGTTcaccagcaccccacacagacgCAGATGAGCCCTGGGCAGCCCTCTCTTTGCCAGCTGGTGGGAGAGGtagagggaggggatggaggcgCTGTCCCGCCCCGCCTCGCCCAGGGTTACTCTGA